From one Streptomyces sp. SCSIO 30461 genomic stretch:
- a CDS encoding XdhC/CoxI family protein, whose translation MREILPALARWYAAGRPFALATVVAVNRSTPRGPGAAMAVGPDDEVLGSVSGGCVEGAVFELAREVIADGEPRLRTFGYSDDDAFAVGLTCGGEITVLVRRVSREAETVFGAVAESVLSHRPVTLAVVTDGPAQRGAALAVWPDEAAGTLGTPGLDTAVTADARGELAQGATVTRHYGPQGQRREDGVAVFLESFAPPPRMLVFGAIDYAAAVARIGGFLGYRVTVCDARPVFATPRRFPEGVEVVVDWPHRYLGATETDSRTVICVLTHDPRFDVPLLEEALRRPAAYIGAMGSRRTHDDRLERLRGTGLGQEALARLRSPVGLDLGARTPEEVAVSVAAEIIALRWGGSGAPLTATSGAIHP comes from the coding sequence ATGCGCGAGATTCTGCCGGCGCTGGCCCGGTGGTACGCGGCGGGCCGGCCCTTCGCCCTGGCCACCGTCGTCGCCGTGAACCGCAGCACACCGCGTGGACCCGGCGCGGCGATGGCGGTAGGCCCTGACGACGAGGTCCTGGGCAGTGTGTCCGGAGGATGTGTGGAAGGGGCGGTGTTCGAGCTCGCCCGCGAGGTCATCGCCGACGGTGAGCCACGGCTGCGGACCTTCGGCTACAGCGACGACGACGCCTTCGCCGTGGGACTGACCTGCGGCGGCGAGATCACCGTGCTGGTACGCAGGGTGTCCCGGGAAGCCGAGACGGTGTTCGGCGCCGTGGCCGAATCCGTACTGTCCCACCGCCCGGTGACGCTGGCGGTGGTGACGGACGGTCCGGCGCAGCGCGGTGCCGCGCTGGCCGTCTGGCCCGACGAGGCCGCGGGCACGCTCGGTACGCCCGGCCTCGACACCGCCGTCACCGCGGACGCCCGCGGAGAGCTCGCCCAGGGTGCCACCGTGACGCGGCACTACGGTCCGCAGGGGCAGCGCCGCGAGGACGGTGTCGCCGTGTTCCTGGAGTCGTTCGCGCCGCCGCCGCGGATGCTCGTGTTCGGCGCCATCGACTACGCCGCCGCCGTCGCCCGTATCGGCGGCTTCCTCGGCTATCGGGTGACCGTCTGTGATGCGCGACCCGTCTTCGCCACGCCCAGGCGCTTTCCCGAAGGCGTGGAGGTCGTGGTGGACTGGCCGCACCGCTATCTCGGCGCCACCGAGACCGACTCCCGCACAGTCATCTGCGTACTGACACACGATCCTAGGTTCGACGTACCGCTGCTGGAGGAAGCCCTGCGTCGCCCCGCCGCCTACATCGGCGCGATGGGCAGCCGTCGCACCCACGACGACCGGCTGGAACGTCTTCGCGGAACCGGTCTCGGCCAGGAGGCACTGGCCCGGCTGCGCTCACCCGTCGGACTGGACCTGGGAGCCCGTACACCGGAGGAGGTGGCGGTTTCCGTGGCCGCGGAGATCATCGCCCTGCGCTGGGGCGGCAGTGGTGCGCCATTGACGGCGACGTCGGGGGCGATCCATCCCTGA